A DNA window from Engystomops pustulosus chromosome 6, aEngPut4.maternal, whole genome shotgun sequence contains the following coding sequences:
- the RNF186 gene encoding E3 ubiquitin-protein ligase RNF186 codes for MEGSPDLHPTSGEDEEPGIDEGVQEWSSPGATLGPDEEQPNLVEDQQTSLNDTDPSLDSSPTNRSDSCLTDMDCPICFSRYDVYRVPKELSCKHNFCAVCLKLLIFNEEGTWRIICPICRAPTPVYGGLVRTLQNQESLMSRLENPMPKPAVLEPPGTTNMAVNLEDHRQGDPIVDERHGNLRIAARRLVILLLILLILLIIIMQFLYTGIMKWVLGFTLAVVVIITILLCFNPYCRMSFPLINQQTDNDVSSV; via the coding sequence ATGGAGGGTTCTCCAGACCTTCATCCCACCAGCGGTGAAGATGAAGAACCTGGGATTGATGAGGGCGTACAAGAATGGTCAAGCCCTGGTGCCACATTGGGTCCAGATGAAGAACAGCCTAACCTTGTGGAGGACCAGCAGACATCCCTCAACGATACAGATCCATCACTGGATTCATCCCCCACTAATAGGTCGGACTCTTGCCTCACCGACATGGACTGCCCAATCTGTTTCAGCAGATACGACGTCTATAGGGTTCCCAAGGAGTTGTCCTGCAAACATAACTTCTGCGCTGTCTGCCTTAAACTTCTGATCTTCAATGAGGAGGGCACCTGGAGGATCATTTGCCCCATCTGTAGGGCACCTACCCCAGTTTATGGAGGGCTTGTACGTACTTTACAAAACCAGGAGTCACTCATGAGCAGACTGGAGAACCCTATGCCCAAACCTGCCGTTCTTGAGCCTCCCGGGACAACAAACATGGCCGTAAATCTGGAGGACCATAGACAAGGTGATCCTATAGTAGACGAGCGTCATGGGAACCTGAGAATAGCGGCTAGGAGGCTCGTCATACTTTTGCTAATTTTGCTCATTCTTCTCATTATCATCATGCAGTTTCTCTACACGGGGATAATGAAATGGGTCCTCGGGTTCACTCTCGCTGTGGTCGTGATTATCACCATCCTGCTCTGCTTTAACCCATACTGCAGGATGAGCTTCCCCCTGATCAATCAACAAAcggacaatgatgtctcctctgtgtga